The Chaetodon trifascialis isolate fChaTrf1 chromosome 11, fChaTrf1.hap1, whole genome shotgun sequence nucleotide sequence GCTTGCTGAATGGCCTGCAGTGTGGTCAGATCTACAACGTGACTGTAATGGCACACAACCAGGCCTGTGACAGCGTGATTTCTGGAACCCATCACCTCATGACAGGTTAGGGATCAGGAAAggatgtgtgtgaaaatatttacaggCACGGCACTGTATTAGTatggcttttttgtttttaaatgtgtgtccGTTTGTTTTTATTACCTCATTCAGAGCCCTGCCCACCCACCAACGTTCAAGCCAGCACGACGTGTGAACAACTTACAGCGACTGTGTCCTGGCAGCAGAGCAACCTCGCTGTGGGTTATGTCGCCTTCTTTGACAACCAGAATGGACACGTCACTTTCTGTATTGGCACAGATGCAGATACCCAATGTGTTGTCTCAGGACTGATGTGTGGCACAGTGTACAGCGTCTGGGTCAAGGCCTTGGGAGAGCAATACAACAGCTCTGATAGCACAGTGGCCACTCTTACATTAGGTAATGTcaatactatatatatataatatatacacacacacacacacacacacacacacacacacacacacacacacacacacacacacacacacacatatatggatagagagagagagagagagagagagagagagagagagagagagagagagagagagagatttgttACATAAATCAGCAAAGTTGAAAGGGAGGGGAACCTAAGCAGGTTTTACAGCAATCTATCCAATAATTGTAGAGACACTTCACTCAAAATTATAAATATCAGCCTTGGcgtggcgctagaggaaaagtgagGCTCATTAAAGTCATTATGGTTCATCCCCTGGAGACTCTGTACAAATTTTATGGCAGTCAATCCAGTGGCTGCTGAAAATGAATTGGTGGATCAGCTGATAGACAGACCAGCACTGCCACCCCTTCAGCCTCACTGCTAGTGTGGCCATGAACGTATGTGCAGCTGTTAGGAGTGCTGGCTGCTCTAATTCAGAGCCTGTATCAGACTACAGTGGCAAGTAAAGTATTACCAGCAACTTTGTTTAATTTAAGCATCTAATTGATTTAAAGGCTTAAAAAAGTGAATATATATAGTATATTCCAAATTTATTGAGCTGGTGGAGCTGTGTCAAGGTCCACGCATATGCACTTGTTAGTTTAATTTGTGCATGGATGCTCATTCTTGACCTTTGGTGTTTGGGAACAATATATGTTGAAGAGAATGAAGCTCAAAGGTCTGAATGAGTCATAATTCTCTTAACCCCACAGGACCTTGCCATACTGACAGCATTGAAGCCATGATGGACTGTGAGGCTGACTCTGCTACCATATCCTGGCAGCCTAGTGTTGGAGCTGTATCTTATGTGACTGAGCTGACAGCTTTATCAGGCCACACCACCAGCTGCACCACCAACCACACCAACTGTGAGCTGATCTCCCTGCAGTGCGGAGAGGAATACAACGTCACTGTGAAGGCTCTGGGAGATACCTGCAACAACACAGCCCAAATGGCAGGATACCTCACCACAGGTACAGCATGTTCACCTGCTTGTCTTTTTGTAGCATGTCAGCCATTGTGTTTGTGGCAGACCAACCAAGACTAGAGCGGTATCATTGTTCACATTTAACGCAACGACTATCTCCCTCCAGAGCCCTGTGCCCCCATGAATCTCTCTGTCCACTACAATGTGAGCAAAGCCCAGGTGATGTGGGGGGCAGCAAGAGGTGCCAGATCTTACTCTGTCCAGGCTGTGACTGCCCAGGGCTTGACAGTCAGCTGTAACACCAccaacagcagctgcttcctgaATGGCCTCCAGTGTTCTCAGATCTACAACGTGACCGTGTTGGCACACAACCAGGCCTGTAACAACACTGTGACTTCTGAACCCTACTGTCTCAAGACAGGTTCGTCATCCGATTGGgaagaaatgtggaaaacattTCACGCTGCACAGATACGGCCCTGTATGTACACATCATTCTTTCCCTAATGCTTAAATATGTGTCATCCCCTCATTCAGAGCCCTGCCCACCCACCAACGTTCAAGCCAGTATGGCATGTGAACAACTTACAGCGACTGTTTCCTGGCAACAGAGCGACCTCGCTGTGGGTTATGTCGCCTACTTTGACAACCAGAATGGACACGAGGCTTCCTGTGTTGGCACAGATGCAGATACCTTCTGTGCTGTCTCGGGACTGATGTGTGGCACAGTGTACAGCGTCTGGGTCAAGGCGCTGGGGCAGCAATACAACAGCTCTGATAGCACAGTGGTATCTCTTACATCAGGTAAAGACATGTTCAgtataaatgtcattttccgtccatttttttgtgttcaCTTATAAACATGCTTATTCTCTTTCCTTAGCTCCATGTCTGCCCAGAGAGGTAGAGGTAGAGGttgactgcagctctgatgGTGCTGCCGTTGTGTCCTGGAACGCTACTTATGGCACAGCAAACTTTTCCCTGACAGCCATCGTCAGTGGAGGTCTTCAGACCCTGTGTCTAACTCAGCAGAACAGCTGTAATGTGACAGGTTTAAGTTGTGGGGAAACCTACAACCTGAGCCTCACCGCCACCAACGagcagtgcagcctcacagcgcCGATGCACGCTAACCTTACCACACGTGAGCATTTACACTAAGTCCTCATAAGTGGCAGTTGTTTGTCTGGGTTGTATTTGATCAAGATTTAACCCTCGTCCTTCCACACCTCTTCTTAGGTCCTTGTCCTCCTCGGTCTGTCGCTGTCAACCTGCAGTGTGGCTCCCGTactgctgtcctgtcctgggAGGGGAGGTCTGATGTCGAACTGTACGAAGCAAATGCCATCAAGGCATCAGGAGGCGGGGTGCACAAGTGTAACTCTACAGGCTCTACCTGTCAGTTTCCTGGGCTGGACTGTGGAGAGATGTACAACTTTACTGTAACAGCACACAGCATGCAAGGCTGCTCCAGCCAGGCCAGTAATACTGTGTCCATCCAAACAGGTACTGCAGAGGCTCAACAGGTTTATTGGCCTTATTCAATGGTGAAAAGTATCTAAGTAATCAGGATCTGAGTACCactgcttttcttctgctcctctcagAGCCTTGCCAGCCTGTGATCGTGTCTGCTCAGGCACTCTGTCACAGTGCAGAGGTCCAGATCTCCTGGCACCAAGCAAGTGGTGTTGTGAACTACTTAGTGACAGCTACAGGGAGCCTCGGGTATGTGGAGATCCACAATACAACCCAGACTCTTCTGTCAGCTGCTTTACCATGCGGACAGGACTATAACGTCACTGTGCAAGGACAGGGCAGCGAGTGTGACAGCATCCCCAGCAGCCCTGCCTTCTTCAAAACTAGTATGATCTTACACCACAATGCTCATTTGCCTGAGTTTTCACTCCATCTGTATCTTTGACTGTATTTTCATCTCCACCCTCTCTAACCAGCTCCATGCATCCCCCACGATGTCACAACCTACGTACAGTGTGAGTCTAACGTGGGCTCCGTCAGCTGGGGGCCCAGTGATGGTGCTGAAACATATGTTGCTACTGCAACTGGGCTTGATGGCCACACCCACCCGTGTCTCACCAACACCACCTCCTGCACCTGGACTGACCTGCACTGTGGAGAGGAGTACACTGTCGTAGTGAGAGCAAAGGGTGACAACTGCACCAGCCTGGCCAGCAACAGCACTGTCATCCTCATGGGTATGTTGTGTACAGCTTGTTGAGACGGCAACACTTTACTGGTCTGTCATTTTTGAGTCATTTCTATGAAGTTTCCTGGAAAAATATGTAATTTGGAACCAATTAtagcagaaacacagactgtgTATTAGTACACTTccaatttattaattaattggTACTGCAATGTTGATTGAAGATCTCTGTTATAACATATCCATCATCTTGTTTCCAGACCCCTGTGAGCCCCAGAATTTGTCTGCCACTGTGAGTTGCGATATGAAAGTCGTTTCTCTGAGCTGGGATGCCAGTAATGGGACAACGTTGTACTTGGTATCAGCCGAGGCAGGAAACAAATCAGCTTCACTCACCACTAATGTCACCACAGCCCACTTCTCTGACTTCTCCTGCGGACAAACCTACAACCTCACAGTGACACCTCACAACCAGCACTGTCCAGGCACCTCCAGTGCACCAGCCTCCATACAGACATGTAGGTTACATATTTCTGAGGTGTCCTCACATCAAGGAGTCAGATGTAGTTTAGATTTAAAGGGAAACTACTAGATAATTACTAAATATAAAAGTAGAAATGAGCTCAAACAGATCTAAAATGAACTTGTGTGGCTTTTCTTTCAGGGCCTTGTCCACCTGAGGGAGTCTCTAGCATGCAGGACTGTCTCTCTGGCATCGTCATGGTAACCTGGCAGGCCAGTAATGGGTCAGACTTCTACACGGCCACCATGCAGACTGACACTGGCGTCTCAAACATGTGCATGTCCGACTCTAATGAATGCAGTGTCCCCGGCCTGACCTGTGGGCACAACTTCTCTGTGTCCGTCACAGCCTCCAACGAGCAGTGCAACATCACCTCCAGTCAAACCAGCAGTCTGCAGTCAGGTGAGGTTTAAAAGGCTGCAAACGTGCAATATGATCACGTGATAAAGCATACTGACACAACAATATGACACAACTGTACTGTGCTGTAACTTGTAGTAATCCAGTGCTAATTGATAGTATTGtaccttgctgctgctgtgcttgaTCTTAAATCTGGACTAACTCTCCGTGCTCTCTCCCTGCAGTGCCATGTGTTCCCACTAATGTCTCAGTGGCGATGGACTGTGCCAACAACACCGCTCTTGTGTCGTGGTCTGCAAGTCGGGGTGCTGTACAGTACTCAGTGACAGCCCACAGTAGTCATGGCAACATCAGCTGccagacctctgacctcaccTGCAGCCTTGACGACCTCACGTGTGGTAACCGCTACGCTGTTCAGGTAGTGGCCATGGATGACAACTGCTCTAGTATCTCCAGCCAGGTTCTGATGTTCAACTCAGGTGAGACAGGAAACAATTAAACAATTTCAAAATTCTCACAGGATAAGGGCATGGTGAAGacgaaaagaagaaaagtgatCTAATACACAGTTACAGTTGTATATGTTTGTGCTGTGCATACCAAACAGTTTCAACTGAAAAGCTGTACCTGACCAATCAAAGTGTGTCTTCATTCACAGCCCCCTGCCCGCCTCAGAACGTGAGTGCCAACATCAGCTGTTCGTCAAACGACATGACCATTTCTTGGGATGCCGTCAGAGAAGCAGACCACTTCTTGGTTGCAGTAATCGCGGCCAATGGAGGAAACGAGTCATGCAACAccacaaacactgcatgctCCATCAGCAATGTgacctgtggaaacacattcGGGGTTCAAGTCAGCTCTGTTAGAGGCACCTGCCGCAGCCAGCACAGCCAGACCCACAGCATCCTGTCAGGTGTGAAAACTTTAACAACTGTCCATCCTCAcgtaaatccatccatccagtcaCTGATTTAACTTTCATGTTTACGTTCTAGCTCCCTGCCAGCCCCAGGGAGTCAGAGGCAAACTCGACTGTGTGACCAATTCTGCCTGGATATCATGGGATGCTGCTCCAGGGGCCGACAGCTATTCTGTGTCAGCTTTAGGTGGAGAGGACTATACAGCCAACTGCACCACTTCCTCCAACACTACCTGTGAGGTGGAGGACCTGGCATGTGGTGTACTTTATAACTTCAGTGTTATCGCCAAAAACAGCAAGTGTGAGAGTCCGCCTAGCGCCACCATCGACTTGCAGACAGGTAACAGATTTCTGCAGAAATATGCTGATGACGCCTCATTTTACATCCATTCAAAATAATGTCTGACCCTTCCTGAAACACATACTCATACATGCAGCAGTGTCCTTGAATGAGATCCATCTCTTCCCCCAGCCCCCTGCTCCCTCGCTGGCATCACAGCCGTCCCTCAGTGCCACAATTCCTCCATCCTCGTCATGTGGCATCTGATGGAGGGCAGCGAGGGAGACACTGTGTACACTGCCACAGCAGAAGCCCGGGACCATACCATCCTATCGTGCAACAACACCAGCACTAGCTGCTACCTCCGTGGAGCACGGTGTGACCTCCATTACACCATCATTGTATCTGCCTCATCGGACCAGTGCAGCAGTATGAGGAGTCCACCGTACAGAATAAGCATGGGTATGTcgattttttgtttgttttctctcacgCAATGAACATGTAATACTAGTAAAGAAGGGCAAAATGTGTGGATGGGTGGTTCCCATTTCTTTTTGGCCTGCAGTAGTGCCATATTTTGGCACATGTGCTAATTTGCTCTCTTGCCGAGCCTTAGATGGGAGGATCAGTACCACGTTCATATCTGTCCAGTAAATGTGACAGGAGGAAACACTCAGCGTGGCTCGGtcccaaaacaacaaaatctgtCTACTAACACCTCTAAAACTTACTAATTAACATATTCACAAAGCAAATGTAATAAGTGTATCAAATTATTAATTTAAAGCCCCAATGTAGCTTAAAATTCGACTGTCATCCCGTCTTCACAGAGCCATGTCCTCCCACGAACGTGGTGGTTAACGCCTCCTGTGAGGACAACAGTGCGCTGGTGTCCTGGAGCCCCTCTCCCGTTGCTGAAACCTACCATGTTGTCGCTACGGGTGCAGACGGACACGTGCATACCTGCAACACTACCTTCAGTAACTGCAGCGTATCGGACCTCCACTGTGACCAGCAATATGCAGTCTTTGTGACGGCCAGCCATGAGAACTGCTCCAGCAAGGCCAGTCAAAATGTTACAGTCAACACAGGTATATTTATCCTCGTGTACAAAAGACATGGAGAAGATCAGTGCGTGTACATACATGGAGCCAACATGACTGAATAATATTTGCTTCAGCAGTTTGATCATTTTGCTTCTGCCCAGGTCCCTGCCAGCCTGAAGGTCTCTCAGTTACGTACCACTGTCAGAATCAATCAGCGCTGCTGTCCTGGACGCCCAGTGATAACGCTGTACACTACTACGGCTGTGCCCAGGCTGGAAATGGAGACATGCTCTACTGTCAAAGCACAAATCCCACCTGCACTATCCAGGGCCTTGACTGTGGAACAGCTTACAATTTCTCCGTCCAGGCCTCAGACGCGACATGCaacagctccttcagtgaccCAGTGCAGAGCGGAGCAGGTTACTTCTCTAAGACTCAGTAGCTTTGTAATATTCCCACTTGGAATGGAAATGGAATAACACATTtaatccttctctctctccatgtaGCTCCCTGTCCTCCAGATGCTGTTGAGGTGCAGCTGCTGCCAATGCAGATGGAGGTCCAGGTGATGAGCTTCAGCTGGACACAGATCACTTGCAACAGCACTGAGTACATGCTGAAGTTAACAGGAAGTCTGCTGGGGGACAGCCAGGCTCAGTTCGAGCTCTCATCCTATTGGACAAGCACGACGTATTTTGAGATTCCTCTCCCCTGCGGTTCAGCCTACGTTGCTACAGTGGAGAGCAGGAACGCTGCTGGTGCCAGCAACCCGTCTACACCTCTCAATGGGACAACAGGTAGACTGCACCTCACACTCGAATCACTGTTCAAGCACATTTTTGACAAAATCAATCTTTTCATGGCAGCCGTTCTGACATCTTATTGCAGGGCAATCACAGGTTTGATTAATAAGACTAATACAGGCTGCTTCAACACTGCTGCTCCAGAGCAGTTTAGAGTCATAATTTTGGTGTGGAAAGACTTAGCTGTCAAATAAGTATAGTGGAGTATAATATGTGAAACTTTCCAATGAAATATAGTGGAGCAGAAGTATGAAGTaccagaaaatggaaatactgaaacAAAGTATCTCAATGTGTGTTCAAGTACAGCACATTGTTCCAGCTCCAGGGCCTAAGTGTTCTTCATGCTGTATCACTACCATCATGGCTTACTGGCACACTTCAGTGGAACATAGGCATCATTGATTTaattagttacacctgtgctgttCCTGCCATGAAAAGCCAAAATATCTGCTATATGTATATGGTAAAATAAAACTTTCTATCAAAAGGCTATTTGTGCTCCTGTCAGTTCTTTAAAGGTCATTTTTTCTTGACAGTATTTCTGCCACATTTAGAGTCGGTTTGGTTGTTTCACATGAGAGcttgttgatttgttttttgtttgtgcttATTTCACTGGTCTGGAGGGTTTGCAGCCTTTAAAACCAAGTTTTCAGATGTTTCAACGAACTCCACTTTCTCTTCTCCCAGCTCCGTGTCCACCAGCAGGAGTGGTGTACAGTGGGAACAGCTCCTTTGCCACCGTTTCGTGGAACGCATCTGTGTTTGCCACCACATACACGGTGTACGACGACAGTGTTACTCCAAAAGCTCAGCTGTGCAGCACTGCAGGGctgtcctgctctctgtccaACATCGCTTCCACTGACCTGGTGATCACTGCCAGCAACAATGCTGGAGAGAGcgaaacagaaaatgtcaccaAAGGTAGgaacagtgtgtgtatgagtgtgcacGGAGAAGATGCTGCAGGAAGAAAATCTGACTGGAAACAAACTCACTGATGTAACCTTTTTCTCTTTAGTGGTAACACAAGGACGCAGGAGGAGAGATCTCAGCGAACAAGTGCAAGAGAGTggtgagtttgtgtttgagtttgtttcTCTCATGATAACGGATTACAATTCATTTCTATAAAATAAAACGTCAGTTTCTTGAGATAACAAGAAATTTATCAGGAGAAAATGACTTAACTCTAAGAGTGGACTGTGAGTTTGTGAGTTTCAAAGCAAACCACATGAACTTTTTATGAACTTTTGTCATTTGTTGAAAGAGTGTTTTCATACGAGGGTATTTACATTATGGCTAATTATTGTGAGGCTTACATACAGCAGTCACCTAAAGCAGATGTGTTACTGTACAGTAGGCTGCAACCAAAAGATTTCTTTTGGCATAGAACTGGAAAAGACTACCCACACTGGTGGGTGTTTGAATGGTataataaattatatttttctATGATGTTTATACAAATAAGTAAGATTGAAGTAGTCTGATGAATTGTGTGCATTCCTCCCATTTTCAGCTTAAATCAGTTGCAACATTTGTCAAGATGCCATCAATGTATGCTGGCATAGCTCTCCTCATCTTTAATAAACTCATATGAAACGTGGAGTTTCATAATTGATGAATTAACCTGTTATCACGAGAAAACGGGTTCGTTATCTCGAGACAATGAGTCGATTATTTCCTTACCTCGAGGTAGTGGAACTCGTTTTGTGGTGATAACAGGTTAATTTATCAgcattaacaaaaataaataaactctaTTTAATTACTTAAAGCACAGCTGTTTTCGGCTTCCGTACCTTCATTTATTAGACAAGCAAATCTTACGCCAGCCAGGAGCCCAGTCACAACTTTGACTTGTTCTTCCACCAGCAGGCGGCCTCTCGGCTCCCGTACTGGATGTCAGACATGCGATGGCAGTAGTTGTTGTCGCTGAATGGTCAGAAGTGGACGCTGCTTCCCATTACAGCCTGATCATCAGGAAGCAAGGCAGCTCCGCTGAGCCTCAGGAGCTGACGGTGTACGGCAAGAGCATCATCGTCACCGACCTGAGCCCCAACGCAACCTACTGTTTCTCTGTGTCGGCCATGAGTTCGACCACCAGCGGAGCCGAGtcagagcctgtgtgtgtgcagacaggaCAGTAGGAAATAATACACCGCTGTAGATGTGGAAGAAGAATGGATTAGCGTGGGTTGCTGTGGCATTTACATGTCTGCTGATTTATCATGAGCTGCACCAGTCTCTGTTTGGTGAGCAGTGACACGGGAGCAGATGTCAGCCTTTACCCAGAGGacatttcagctcctcttcaatGTTTCATGGAGGCACGTCTTTTGTCCGCTGTTGGTTGAGGTTATGGATTTTATTTCTGGGGCTTTGTTCCTCCTGCCTTTACGATTTTATTCACTTTTGTAAATTAATTAGTCATTTTAAAGGTAATATATCAGGAAGTGTTTCAAATGTCCAGAGTATTTCACTTTTTACCATTTCtaaatgtatatttaatatGGAAATTATTTTCAACTATGTTGTAATAAAACCATCAAATATATGCTTTGCGTGTTTGTCACATCCTTTCATATCTATGATAATGTGAGCTTTTATGACCTCCGCATGCAGCTTTCTTTCAAATCAAGAACACCAGGAGCTGTttgtcaaagtgttttattAGAAAACGAAATGCAACAGAGCAGTaatccaaacacagcacaagCAGGGCTCCGTGTGTGCGATTAAAAATTACCCTGTGCAGACTGTCCTTTCTGGGTTCAAAACATTCTCAGGCTGTCTACACGCGATCGTGGACAGAACTGCTTTGTGCCAGCTCGAGCCACCGTTCATCCACATCGCTGCTGCGCTGAAATTTGAACTGTTCACTAGAGACCCTTCGACGCTCGTTCAATCAGAATACAGCTGACTAAGAAGCTTAAAATGAAGAAGTCTTGGACATACACAGTATAATGTtagtcaaattaaaaaaaaacaagcgtTTGAGCTTTTGTCCAGCCTGGAAATAACAGTTATTCTATAAATTACATAAATTATGTGAAGATTGTTTTGAGCTGAGCGACCCATGCAGCTCAGACCACTTATCGTGTGTAGACAGCCTCCGATTCACTATGTACAAACCCACATCTGGGGCAAAAGAACGAACCATAGAAAATTAAAATGCCATTTTCACCACTTTTGAAATTTCAAGTGAAGACTAACAATGGTCTATGGGGagtgaaaaaaggcagaaaaacataaaacataaagcaACAATACATTGGCCAAAGACAAGAACTCCAGATGTCCCATGTGCTGACATTCCTTCTCTTTAGCGTAACTGACAGACCAGACAACTggcagaaaaaggaagaaaaatgggAGGAGAAGTAATTCTGCCGGAGGCGGCATTTACTCAGTGCTATGGCTCCTTCTGCGTTCACTATGTTTACTATGGTCATTACTGGACTCTCTCTGATGGTGGCTCCTCTCTTTGCTACGACTACGTTTGTGAGAACGctgctctccgtctctctcccggtctctctctctgctgtggcttcgctctcttctcctgctcttctcctctcctccacttttgtgcctcctctccctgcttcGACTCCGGCTCGACCTCTTGgactttctctcttctctgtgccTCTCCCTGTCGTCTTTATGCCTCCTGTCATcagtctctcctctgctctttttatCCCTGGACCTCTCCCTCTCGGAGCCTCTATCTTTATGGTGCTCCCtgtccttcctcctgctcttgTCATCCCCGccgtctctttctttgtctctacGTTCGCTCTTTCGGTCCCGGCTGCCGCTGCGACTTCTTCTACGCTCGCGgttcctgtctgtgctgcggGACCGTCGTCTCTCCCTGTCCCCTCGGTCCCCTCGGTCCCTATCCCTGtccctgccctccctctccttcctctgacGGTCAcgctccctctccagctctcggTCAAAGCTGGGGCCGTGGCGCTCTTTCTCGCGGTGGTGGCTTCTGCTCCTTGACCGCTTGGGTGACCTCCGGGGGCTTGGTGTCCGTCTGGGCGTCCTGGTGAAAAAGCTACCATTAGCTTCAACCAATTACACTTAGATTTACAATAGTTACAATCCAATAGTAACTGTTTCCAAATGGGCCAGCTGTTCCACTCCAACAAAACCAgcccaaaaaaaaataaacagtttgattcatttcctgtgttACCTGGAGCGGCGTCGTTCCCCTTGCCTCCCTGCCTCTGTGCACGCGGCGGCGTCCTCTTCCTGCGTCTCCTTCTGAGCGACCTTCCGAGGCCTGGCCTTCATCTGCTGGTCAATAATCTTCTGCACAGGCACCGGGATACGGGGGAACAGCGTGGAGAACCACTCCAGCTTGGTCAGGAAGGAGCGCAGCATTTCTCCAACGGTCATCACGCAGCCACCTCCTGCCTTCACATCGAGCTCCTAGAATCAAACGGCAGGAAGGAGCCATAGAAAACTCAGTtagcacacacaggcaggacaTCTGGTACAATCTGATCGCTTTTTCAATCTTGCCTCAAATCAAAAAGCAATTTGTGATGACCAAGTACTGAACCTTCACCTCTGTTCATCTAGCTTAATCTCTCATATCTCTCAATCAAATGTGTCTGGCTTTACTTTGATCATTCTAAATAGAGGAAACAAAActttaaatgtcacaaaaagtttGCCTCGTCTAAGCTGTCTGGCAGTTCATGGAATCTGCATTTACAATGTGAGCTTTAATAATCAGGAAATGTGACTATAATTTGACAAACTACTCCCCTCTCCTTCACGTCGGCTGTTTAAAACAGCATCTTTAAAAAGTGATAGCATCTACTGTTGACTgtgaagaaatgaaaggagggagagcagcatcTGAAAACACTGAGTCACATTCTCATTTAGCCAAaggcacaaagagagagagaagctttGGCTTCCTTCTTCGGGCACAATGAACTCTTAAGGGGTTGCAGGAGGATAAAATCGCCCACAGTGTAAGCACAGATTGGAGCAGGTAGCTAAGTGCACACCAGTTGAAGAGTTGTTAACTTTATATGGTAGAGAACAGCCGCTTTGCACTCACACACGCAAACCAACAGTGCTGAGATACAATATCCAATTCACCTGCTGCACAATGGGCatctaaagaaaaaaacaggggAATTAACCAGTTGGGTAGGATTTCATATGATCAATTCAAATATAATACAACAGAACATCAGAAGGAGGCCTGGTTGCACAGCTTGGgatcaaattacattttaactCAATATGAAGAA carries:
- the prpf38b gene encoding pre-mRNA-splicing factor 38B translates to MANVGNQLPTQAVSKPAPGKHGNVLPLWGNEKTMNLNPMILTNVLSSPYFKVQLYELKTYHEVVDEIYFKVTHVEPWEKGSRKTAGQTGMCGGVRGVGTGGIVSTAFCLLYKLFTLKLTRKQLMGLITHTDSPYIRALGFMYIRYTQPPADLIDWYDGFLDDEEELDVKAGGGCVMTVGEMLRSFLTKLEWFSTLFPRIPVPVQKIIDQQMKARPRKVAQKETQEEDAAACTEAGRQGERRRSRTPRRTPSPRRSPKRSRSRSHHREKERHGPSFDRELERERDRQRKEREGRDRDRDRGDRGDRERRRSRSTDRNRERRRSRSGSRDRKSERRDKERDGGDDKSRRKDREHHKDRGSERERSRDKKSRGETDDRRHKDDRERHREERKSKRSSRSRSRERRHKSGGEEKSRRRERSHSRERDRERDGEQRSHKRSRSKERSHHQRESSNDHSKHSERRRSHSTE